One Acidobacteriota bacterium genomic window carries:
- the purD gene encoding phosphoribosylamine--glycine ligase, which translates to MNILVLGSGGREHALVWKLRESQLTDEIFCAPGNAGIAQTAECFPVDLTDPAAMLQLATELKADLTVAGPEAPLVAGAVDEFEQAGRKIVGPTKLAAQLEGSKIFAKEFMKRHAIPTARFRVVEDYSSGEEAVANLGLPVVIKADGLAAGKGVVVARTRGEAEKALGDFLVRKLLGGAGERVVVEECLMGEELSFIILAGKRGWLPLVPAQDHKAAFDNDLGPNTGGMGAYSEDSILPDRLRQDIIRNVVEPSLAGMAADGMPYQGFLYCGLMLTAEGPRVLEYNVRLGDPEAQPIMMRLRSDLCEMLMASLDGQLTAIGARWSPNPSVCVVLASRGYPGKIETGKEITGIEAAESLGGVKVFHAGTVFRDHQLLTSGGRVLGVTAIAEDLPTTIEQAYAGVDKVHFDGMHYRRDIGAKGLRRLKVTGEIHHPDNQAGNPPPA; encoded by the coding sequence ATGAATATCCTCGTTTTAGGATCGGGTGGGCGCGAACATGCGCTGGTCTGGAAGCTGCGCGAAAGCCAGCTGACGGATGAGATTTTCTGCGCGCCGGGAAACGCCGGCATTGCCCAGACGGCTGAGTGCTTTCCCGTCGATCTCACCGACCCCGCGGCGATGCTGCAGTTGGCGACAGAACTGAAGGCTGACCTGACGGTGGCCGGACCGGAAGCGCCGCTGGTTGCAGGCGCCGTGGACGAATTCGAACAGGCAGGGCGAAAGATTGTGGGTCCGACGAAGCTGGCTGCGCAGCTCGAAGGAAGCAAAATCTTCGCCAAGGAGTTCATGAAGCGCCACGCGATTCCGACGGCCAGGTTTCGGGTGGTGGAAGATTACTCGAGCGGCGAAGAGGCCGTTGCCAACCTCGGTTTACCGGTGGTGATCAAGGCTGACGGGCTTGCGGCCGGCAAAGGCGTGGTGGTGGCCCGCACACGCGGCGAGGCTGAAAAAGCCCTGGGTGATTTCCTGGTCAGGAAATTGCTGGGCGGCGCCGGTGAGCGGGTGGTGGTTGAAGAATGCCTGATGGGCGAGGAGCTCTCCTTCATCATCCTTGCGGGCAAACGAGGCTGGCTGCCTCTGGTCCCGGCCCAGGACCATAAGGCTGCGTTCGACAACGACCTTGGCCCCAACACCGGAGGCATGGGGGCGTACAGCGAAGATTCAATCCTTCCAGACCGGCTGCGCCAGGACATCATTCGCAATGTAGTCGAGCCCTCGCTGGCCGGCATGGCGGCGGATGGCATGCCCTATCAGGGGTTTCTCTATTGTGGGCTGATGTTGACAGCGGAAGGCCCCAGGGTGCTGGAATACAATGTCCGCCTGGGCGACCCTGAAGCGCAGCCTATCATGATGCGGCTTCGCTCTGACCTGTGCGAAATGCTCATGGCCTCTCTCGATGGCCAGTTGACGGCAATTGGCGCCCGCTGGAGTCCAAACCCTTCGGTGTGCGTGGTGCTTGCCTCCAGGGGGTATCCCGGCAAGATCGAAACCGGTAAGGAAATCACGGGAATCGAGGCCGCGGAATCGCTTGGCGGCGTCAAAGTCTTCCATGCGGGCACGGTATTCCGTGACCATCAACTGCTCACCTCGGGAGGGCGTGTCCTGGGGGTGACGGCGATTGCTGAAGATCTGCCCACGACCATCGAACAGGCCTATGCCGGTGTCGACAAGGTCCACTTTGACGGGATGCATTACCGCCGCGACATTGGCGCAAAAGGGTTGCGGCGGCTCAAGGTGACGGGAGAAATTCATCATCCCGACAATCAGGCGGGCAATCCGCCTCCGGCGTAA
- the purE gene encoding 5-(carboxyamino)imidazole ribonucleotide mutase, whose amino-acid sequence MAEKGKAQVGIIMGSDTDLPVMKEAAATLEKFGVPFEIDITSAHRSPARTSEYARTARERGLKAIIVGAGGAAHLAGVVAAETTLPVIGVPMPTTSLQGMDSLLSTVQMPGGIPVACVAIGKSGAVNAAILAVQIIATADATLGQKLADYKKELARGVQEKSEKLKREFQL is encoded by the coding sequence ATGGCTGAAAAAGGAAAAGCACAAGTCGGCATCATCATGGGGAGCGACACCGATCTCCCTGTGATGAAAGAGGCCGCCGCCACACTCGAGAAATTCGGAGTGCCGTTTGAGATTGACATTACCTCTGCGCACCGGTCGCCCGCCCGTACCTCCGAATACGCCCGCACGGCCAGGGAGCGCGGGCTGAAGGCGATCATCGTAGGAGCAGGAGGAGCGGCACACCTGGCCGGGGTGGTGGCGGCGGAAACAACACTGCCGGTGATCGGCGTCCCCATGCCGACAACTTCGCTGCAGGGAATGGATTCGCTGCTTTCAACGGTCCAGATGCCGGGCGGCATTCCAGTAGCCTGCGTGGCCATTGGGAAGTCCGGCGCGGTGAACGCAGCCATCCTCGCCGTGCAGATCATAGCCACAGCGGACGCGACGCTAGGGCAGAAGCTGGCAGATTACAAGAAAGAGCTGGCCAGGGGTGTGCAGGAAAAGTCGGAGAAATTAAAACGCGAGTTTCAGCTTTAG
- the msrB gene encoding peptide-methionine (R)-S-oxide reductase — MENKKISKTNEEWRKELTPEQYYVTRQRGTEPPFTGEYTGLHDRGTYRCVCCGAELFSSDAKFDSPCGWPSYTAPMDSENIREESDLSHAMRRVEVLCSRCDAHLGHVFPDGPGPTGLRYCINSVALKFDKKP, encoded by the coding sequence ATGGAGAATAAGAAAATCAGCAAGACCAACGAAGAATGGCGGAAAGAGCTGACGCCTGAGCAATATTACGTTACCCGCCAGAGAGGCACGGAGCCGCCTTTCACCGGCGAATATACTGGTCTGCACGACAGGGGGACCTACCGCTGCGTCTGCTGCGGAGCGGAGCTGTTCAGTTCCGACGCCAAGTTTGATTCGCCCTGCGGCTGGCCGAGTTACACCGCCCCTATGGACAGCGAGAATATCCGGGAAGAGTCTGACCTGAGCCATGCCATGCGGCGCGTGGAAGTCCTCTGCAGCAGGTGCGACGCCCATCTGGGCCACGTGTTTCCGGACGGCCCCGGCCCCACCGGCCTGCGTTATTGCATCAATTCCGTCGCCCTCAAATTCGATAAGAAGCCGTAG
- the mtnA gene encoding S-methyl-5-thioribose-1-phosphate isomerase, whose protein sequence is MMFKTIEWTGDGVRMIDQTLLPSEEIYRTYRTYAEVAEAIRSMVIRGAPAIGVAAAMGAALGVKNSRAKNVKELRAEFETIADTISRTRPTAVNLFWAVKRMRGVFEKALEAPGPDARKIEQARELLVEECQRVLAEDIAVNEAMGRHGATLLKDSSTVLTHCNAGALATGGYGTALGVIRAAASEGKKISVFADETRPFLQGARLTAWELAKDGIPVTVITDNMAGYFMKQSKIQAVIVGADRIAANGDVANKIGTYTVAVLARENQIPFYVAAPLSTIDLSLASGDEIPIEERSPEEVTHWRGIQTAPDNVGARHPAFDVTPHRYVSAIITERGIARGPYTESLKALFEEMGTHKASR, encoded by the coding sequence GTGATGTTCAAAACCATTGAATGGACCGGCGACGGCGTGCGGATGATTGACCAGACGCTGCTGCCCAGCGAAGAGATTTACAGGACTTACCGGACGTACGCGGAAGTGGCGGAGGCGATCCGGTCCATGGTGATTCGCGGGGCGCCAGCCATCGGGGTGGCGGCGGCGATGGGTGCGGCGCTGGGAGTGAAGAATTCGCGCGCGAAGAATGTCAAGGAACTCCGCGCCGAGTTTGAAACCATCGCGGACACGATTTCGAGAACACGGCCAACCGCCGTCAACCTGTTCTGGGCGGTCAAGCGCATGCGGGGAGTGTTTGAAAAAGCCCTGGAAGCCCCGGGCCCTGACGCCAGGAAAATCGAACAGGCAAGGGAACTGCTGGTGGAGGAATGCCAGCGCGTGCTGGCGGAGGACATCGCCGTGAATGAAGCGATGGGCCGGCACGGCGCCACGCTGCTGAAGGATTCTTCAACCGTCCTGACCCACTGCAACGCCGGGGCGCTCGCCACCGGCGGGTATGGGACGGCGCTGGGAGTGATCAGGGCCGCGGCGTCGGAAGGGAAAAAGATCAGCGTCTTTGCGGATGAAACCCGGCCGTTCCTTCAGGGCGCGCGGCTTACGGCGTGGGAACTGGCCAAGGACGGCATTCCGGTAACGGTGATCACCGACAACATGGCCGGGTATTTTATGAAGCAGTCGAAAATTCAGGCTGTGATTGTGGGCGCAGACCGCATTGCCGCTAACGGCGATGTGGCAAACAAAATCGGGACCTATACGGTGGCCGTGCTGGCGCGCGAAAACCAGATTCCGTTCTATGTGGCCGCCCCGCTTTCAACCATTGACCTCAGCCTCGCCTCGGGAGATGAAATCCCCATTGAAGAGCGCTCGCCTGAGGAAGTCACGCACTGGCGGGGAATCCAGACCGCGCCGGATAACGTGGGCGCCCGCCATCCTGCCTTTGACGTGACTCCTCACCGCTACGTGTCGGCTATTATTACCGAGCGCGGCATTGCCCGTGGTCCCTACACGGAGAGCCTGAAAGCCCTTTTTGAAGAGATGGGAACGCATAAGGCCTCGCGGTAG
- a CDS encoding FtsX-like permease family protein, which translates to MPKHLRNFRENLLLALDTLRTHKFRSALTVLGVLIGTTTVIGVASIITGLNNQLVKTMEQYGSRSIFIYKFEPGIRFNLTREERMRKPLQYEEAMAIRDNCPDVEDVAVEIFNRGPAVGAKYKGQDMLDANLQGATSEDFFINNSQFVDGRPYTSLEDSHRLNVAVIGADVSTRFFQNEDPIGKDIAVGGNTFRIIGTLAKRLSFLGDNGSDRTVFIPYWTFKKIYPQAKENFILAMAYPNRMDAAMDEITAALRRVRKVKPEQGNNFGMATAASVIKQFNQITGTVALVMVVLSSIGLLVGGIGVMNIMLVSVTERTREIGVRKAIGARRQDITWQFLLEAMTLTGAGGVMGIALGYMLNFAIRTFFPSVPSSVPLWSVLLGFLVSISIGLFFGMWPAMKASRLDPIVALHYE; encoded by the coding sequence ATGCCAAAACATCTGCGGAATTTTCGCGAAAATCTGCTGCTGGCGCTCGATACGCTCCGCACCCACAAATTCCGCTCGGCCCTCACGGTGCTGGGGGTTCTGATCGGGACCACCACCGTGATCGGTGTGGCCTCCATCATCACGGGCCTTAACAACCAGCTCGTCAAAACCATGGAGCAGTATGGTTCCCGCTCGATTTTCATTTACAAGTTTGAGCCGGGCATCCGGTTCAACCTGACGCGCGAAGAGCGGATGCGGAAGCCTCTGCAGTACGAGGAAGCCATGGCCATTCGGGACAACTGTCCTGACGTCGAGGATGTAGCCGTCGAGATTTTCAATCGGGGACCCGCCGTGGGGGCCAAGTACAAGGGGCAGGATATGCTGGATGCCAACCTTCAAGGCGCTACCTCGGAGGATTTCTTTATTAACAACTCCCAGTTCGTGGACGGACGGCCTTACACCTCTCTCGAGGACAGCCATCGCCTGAACGTCGCCGTCATTGGCGCGGATGTGTCCACGAGGTTCTTTCAGAATGAGGACCCCATCGGCAAAGACATCGCCGTGGGCGGCAATACATTTCGAATTATCGGGACCCTGGCCAAGAGATTGTCCTTTCTGGGCGATAATGGCTCTGACCGGACGGTCTTTATCCCCTACTGGACCTTCAAAAAAATCTACCCCCAGGCAAAAGAGAACTTTATTCTGGCCATGGCCTATCCGAACCGGATGGATGCCGCCATGGACGAAATCACCGCCGCGCTGCGAAGGGTGCGTAAAGTTAAACCTGAACAGGGAAATAACTTCGGCATGGCGACTGCGGCGTCCGTTATCAAACAATTCAACCAGATCACCGGGACGGTGGCCCTGGTCATGGTCGTGCTCTCCTCGATTGGACTGCTGGTGGGCGGGATCGGGGTGATGAACATCATGCTGGTTTCCGTCACCGAGCGCACCCGCGAAATCGGCGTGCGCAAAGCCATCGGTGCGCGCCGGCAGGACATCACCTGGCAGTTCCTGCTGGAAGCCATGACGCTGACGGGCGCGGGCGGTGTGATGGGCATAGCCCTGGGCTACATGTTGAACTTCGCCATACGAACGTTCTTTCCCAGCGTTCCATCCTCCGTGCCGCTATGGTCCGTCCTCCTCGGTTTTCTGGTCTCAATCAGCATCGGGTTGTTTTTCGGAATGTGGCCCGCAATGAAAGCCTCACGCCTCGACCCCATCGTGGCCCTTCACTACGAATAG
- a CDS encoding FtsX-like permease family protein, translating into MTGQAPAKHNRRRQGELYSAWVTAREAFWIAIEALSTHKLRSFLTLLGVVIATTTLIVVMSVINGMNLYIAEHVANLGVNTFILSQYKWAQGYESWLKARRRNRPIRMEDYRFLEENLQGFKTIGATAEYWGRTVHYGNQVVYDVNLTGVTPSMIDIGQQKVDYGRYISDPDYTHAAPVCFIGTDLVDKFFPNVDPIGKEIRVDNQSFRVIGVAEKIGTTFGESQDNFVMVPLTAFQKAYFSRAELNVSIQAWSAAQMIPLEDEARMLMRVRRHLQYHDDDNFGINASETIMNLWQRLTGTIFAVTIGVVAVFMVVGGIVIMNIMLASVTDRTHEIGIRKSLGARRRDILTQFIIESAVMAGTGGVVGIVLAFLVNLLVQRFVTSSVPLSAVLVGVGLSVIVGLFFGIYPASKAARLDPIEALRAEV; encoded by the coding sequence ATGACTGGACAAGCGCCGGCAAAGCATAATCGCCGCAGGCAGGGTGAACTATATAGCGCGTGGGTGACGGCCCGTGAGGCTTTCTGGATCGCCATCGAGGCCTTGAGCACGCACAAGCTCCGTTCCTTCCTCACCCTGCTCGGCGTGGTAATTGCCACCACCACCCTGATCGTCGTGATGTCCGTCATCAACGGCATGAACCTCTACATCGCCGAACATGTTGCCAACCTGGGAGTCAACACGTTTATCCTGAGCCAGTACAAGTGGGCCCAGGGTTATGAATCCTGGCTGAAAGCGCGGCGGCGCAACCGGCCCATTCGCATGGAGGATTATAGGTTCCTCGAAGAAAATCTCCAGGGCTTCAAGACCATCGGCGCGACAGCCGAGTACTGGGGCCGCACGGTGCATTATGGGAATCAGGTTGTCTACGATGTGAACCTTACGGGAGTAACGCCCAGCATGATTGATATCGGGCAGCAGAAAGTAGATTATGGGCGTTACATTTCTGATCCCGACTATACACACGCGGCGCCTGTTTGTTTTATCGGGACGGACCTGGTGGACAAGTTCTTCCCCAACGTGGACCCGATCGGCAAAGAGATCCGTGTGGATAACCAGTCGTTCCGCGTGATCGGCGTCGCGGAGAAAATCGGAACAACGTTCGGGGAAAGCCAGGATAACTTTGTCATGGTTCCCCTCACGGCTTTCCAAAAAGCCTACTTCTCCAGGGCGGAACTTAATGTCAGTATCCAGGCGTGGTCAGCGGCCCAGATGATTCCGCTCGAAGATGAAGCCCGCATGCTGATGCGCGTCCGGCGGCACCTGCAATACCACGATGATGACAACTTTGGCATCAACGCCTCGGAAACCATCATGAACCTGTGGCAGAGATTGACCGGCACCATTTTCGCGGTCACGATTGGCGTGGTCGCGGTCTTCATGGTGGTCGGCGGCATCGTGATCATGAACATCATGCTGGCCAGCGTGACGGACCGCACGCACGAGATCGGCATCCGCAAATCACTTGGCGCGCGCAGGCGCGATATTCTGACGCAATTCATCATTGAATCCGCCGTCATGGCCGGTACGGGCGGGGTGGTGGGCATCGTGCTCGCGTTCCTGGTCAACCTGCTTGTTCAAAGGTTCGTAACCTCCTCGGTGCCTCTCAGCGCCGTCCTTGTCGGAGTGGGACTGTCGGTGATCGTCGGCCTTTTCTTCGGCATCTATCCAGCCAGCAAGGCCGCCAGGCTCGACCCGATTGAAGCCCTGAGGGCGGAAGTCTAG
- a CDS encoding ABC transporter ATP-binding protein, whose amino-acid sequence MDPFSTTESQTGAADELAKSPSPENIVILAQDLWKTYDMEAIQVNALCGVSFSIVRGEYVAIMGPSGSGKSTLMNLIGCLDTPTSGQYWLNGRLVSELTDDELAYIRNKEIGFVFQTFNLLARATALHNVELPLIYNGTPPGERLQRAQEVLRKVELGDRVDHRPNELSGGQRQRVAVARALINNPSIILADEPTGNLDSATGEEIMNLFDRLHESGNTIVLVTHEHDIAARAHRIIHIRDGKIDRDEKVA is encoded by the coding sequence ATGGATCCTTTTTCAACGACGGAATCGCAAACTGGCGCCGCGGACGAGTTGGCAAAGTCGCCCTCGCCTGAAAACATTGTCATCCTTGCGCAGGACTTGTGGAAGACCTACGACATGGAAGCGATTCAGGTCAACGCGCTCTGTGGCGTCTCTTTCTCCATCGTGCGTGGAGAATACGTCGCCATAATGGGCCCTTCCGGGTCCGGCAAATCAACCCTGATGAACCTGATCGGTTGCCTTGACACGCCCACCAGCGGACAGTACTGGTTGAACGGACGGCTGGTCAGCGAACTGACGGACGATGAGCTTGCCTACATCCGAAACAAGGAAATCGGCTTCGTTTTCCAGACCTTCAATCTGCTGGCGCGGGCCACGGCGCTCCACAACGTCGAATTGCCGCTTATCTACAATGGGACTCCGCCCGGAGAAAGGCTCCAGCGCGCCCAGGAGGTGCTCCGCAAGGTGGAGCTGGGCGACCGTGTGGACCATCGCCCCAATGAGCTTTCCGGAGGCCAGCGGCAGCGGGTCGCGGTTGCGCGCGCCCTGATTAATAATCCTTCGATTATCCTGGCCGATGAGCCAACCGGAAACCTGGATTCCGCCACCGGCGAAGAAATTATGAATTTGTTTGACCGCCTCCATGAGTCGGGTAACACCATCGTTCTGGTAACTCATGAGCATGATATCGCCGCCCGCGCCCATCGCATCATTCACATTCGCGATGGCAAGATCGACCGGGACGAAAAAGTGGCTTAG
- a CDS encoding HlyD family efflux transporter periplasmic adaptor subunit, with protein sequence MGQTTEVKIGQINHLSAEDIGSPRGPLGGRAKKGLSKTKKILLLALAIVVLAGLVIGGIAWSHRGLVSVQTGKVIRQDLSAIVTASGEIKPPPDKFATVNANSFGKVTEILVKEGDRVKKGQLLLRTEDVQQQAGVQAQQAALRSSQANSRVQEANVQSATANLHTSQANLAQAQAKLQQAKDDFTRSQQMFKQQLISQQAFDQALSTYQVAEATVQSSTAQVAQARAQLNQANYNRDMSHASVLQAQAQLVGIKNQRDQTIYTAPFDGIITYLPVHVGENVVPGIQNQPGSALFQVSNLSVINAVVNVDETDILGIKMDQPAEVTIDAIPEKKFKGHVTEIGMSALSSTSGQTTTSSNTSTATNQGEAKDFTVSVTLDDPPLGLRPGLSATSKVTTATRKDAISIPIQALTVRTQGELDREKKGAKTKGKALAAGPAEAGQDSASKKEIQGVFIVKNGKAAFTPVTTGIMGTMNVEVLSGLKPGEEIVTGSYQVLRTLKNDAKVKIDNSVKAMSQTPSS encoded by the coding sequence ATGGGACAAACTACTGAAGTGAAAATAGGCCAGATCAACCATCTCTCGGCAGAAGATATCGGATCGCCGCGCGGTCCACTGGGTGGCCGCGCGAAGAAAGGTCTCTCCAAAACAAAGAAAATCCTGTTACTCGCCCTTGCTATCGTGGTCCTGGCAGGGCTGGTAATAGGAGGAATTGCCTGGAGCCACCGTGGCCTCGTAAGCGTCCAGACCGGCAAAGTCATACGGCAGGACCTTTCTGCAATTGTAACCGCGTCGGGAGAAATCAAGCCGCCTCCAGATAAGTTTGCCACTGTCAATGCCAACTCTTTCGGCAAAGTGACGGAGATCCTGGTAAAAGAAGGTGATCGTGTAAAGAAAGGCCAGCTCCTGCTTCGCACCGAAGATGTCCAGCAGCAAGCTGGCGTGCAAGCTCAGCAGGCGGCCCTGAGGTCGTCGCAAGCCAATTCGCGCGTCCAGGAGGCAAACGTCCAATCGGCGACGGCAAACCTCCATACGTCGCAGGCAAATCTGGCCCAGGCCCAGGCCAAGCTTCAGCAGGCCAAGGACGACTTTACGCGCTCGCAGCAGATGTTTAAGCAACAATTGATTTCGCAGCAGGCGTTTGACCAGGCTCTCAGCACCTACCAGGTTGCTGAGGCCACGGTGCAATCCTCCACGGCCCAGGTTGCACAAGCCAGAGCACAGCTCAACCAGGCCAATTACAATCGCGATATGTCTCACGCGAGCGTACTTCAAGCTCAGGCGCAGCTTGTCGGCATCAAGAACCAGCGTGACCAGACGATTTACACAGCGCCCTTCGATGGGATCATTACTTATCTTCCCGTTCACGTTGGAGAAAACGTCGTTCCGGGCATTCAAAACCAGCCGGGAAGCGCCCTCTTCCAGGTTTCCAATCTGTCCGTCATAAACGCCGTCGTGAACGTGGATGAAACCGATATTCTGGGCATCAAGATGGACCAGCCGGCGGAAGTTACCATTGACGCAATTCCCGAAAAGAAATTCAAAGGACACGTGACCGAAATCGGGATGAGCGCGCTGAGTTCCACTTCCGGCCAGACCACCACCAGCAGCAATACCAGCACCGCAACGAATCAAGGCGAAGCCAAGGACTTTACAGTTTCTGTTACCCTGGACGACCCGCCTCTGGGCCTGCGACCAGGCCTTTCAGCCACATCCAAGGTCACGACCGCCACTCGAAAGGATGCGATTTCCATCCCCATACAAGCCCTTACGGTGCGTACCCAGGGCGAGCTGGATCGCGAGAAAAAAGGCGCCAAAACGAAGGGGAAGGCGCTGGCGGCGGGGCCTGCTGAGGCCGGCCAGGATTCCGCCAGCAAAAAAGAAATCCAGGGGGTCTTTATCGTGAAGAACGGAAAGGCCGCCTTCACCCCGGTCACAACCGGAATTATGGGCACAATGAACGTTGAAGTGCTCAGCGGCCTTAAGCCCGGCGAGGAAATCGTCACGGGAAGTTACCAGGTGCTCCGGACGTTGAAAAACGATGCAAAGGTCAAGATTGACAACAGCGTCAAAGCCATGAGCCAGACTCCTTCGTCGTAA
- a CDS encoding GWxTD domain-containing protein, with the protein MAAAIFLGMVALPAIAGKGKDQEDQKLTKQERRRQKAVQKEMESPYKQWINGPVGYLITPEERAAFKKLTTDDERDTFIEEFWRRRNPTPGSPENAFKEEVYRRIAYANEHYSSGIPGWRTDRGHIYIMYGPPDEQTTHPSGGTYVASPTELPYSGPGASNTMTTYPFEDWTYRYIPGIGENVELEFVDPTLTGEYHLTMNPCEKDAMANVPGDMTGCQGGVAIGSIWNPNLVISPNQLGGGSSSRSGSMVTSNIMGHQYDEFNRLDLYSKIFEAPSVKFRDLQTLVTSTVTAQLLPFSVRTDFIKVTEDTVLTPITIQIPNRDMQFENKEGVMTAVLDIYGELTTIGGRVANTIQDSVAVSVPQHDFQAYVNQKSVYQKSVYLRPGRYKLSLVIKDDKSGHMGTENLGIVVPQFSDDKLATSSLILADQIQPLPTSEVGSNRFVIGGTKVRPSVNQVFTQSQNFGIYMQVYNLGLDPKTHLPSANIEYQISKDGKAVLNQTEQAAAIKDASEQITLEKTMPAKLLQPGKYTLQIKITDKVKDQTDTQTTNFQVE; encoded by the coding sequence TTGGCTGCAGCGATCTTCCTGGGCATGGTTGCGCTTCCCGCCATCGCAGGCAAAGGGAAAGACCAGGAAGACCAAAAGCTGACCAAGCAGGAACGCCGGCGGCAGAAGGCGGTCCAGAAGGAAATGGAGAGCCCGTACAAGCAATGGATTAACGGGCCAGTCGGGTACCTTATTACTCCCGAAGAGCGGGCTGCATTTAAGAAGCTCACCACCGACGACGAACGCGACACGTTTATTGAAGAATTCTGGCGGCGGCGTAACCCCACCCCCGGTTCACCCGAGAACGCTTTTAAAGAAGAAGTTTATCGGCGAATTGCCTACGCCAACGAACATTATTCCTCTGGCATTCCTGGCTGGCGGACTGACCGCGGACATATCTATATCATGTACGGTCCGCCGGACGAACAGACCACCCACCCGAGTGGGGGGACCTACGTGGCGAGCCCAACTGAGCTTCCCTATTCCGGACCTGGCGCGTCCAATACCATGACGACTTACCCGTTTGAGGATTGGACGTACCGTTACATCCCGGGGATTGGGGAAAACGTTGAACTCGAGTTTGTTGATCCGACCCTGACCGGGGAATATCACCTGACGATGAATCCCTGCGAAAAAGACGCCATGGCAAACGTGCCGGGTGACATGACCGGATGCCAGGGCGGTGTAGCCATCGGTTCTATCTGGAACCCCAACCTGGTCATTAGCCCAAACCAGTTGGGTGGAGGGAGTTCATCGCGATCAGGCTCGATGGTAACGTCCAACATCATGGGCCACCAATACGATGAGTTCAACCGCCTGGACCTCTATTCAAAAATCTTTGAGGCGCCCTCCGTCAAGTTCCGGGACCTGCAGACCCTGGTGACTTCGACGGTGACAGCGCAGCTTCTGCCTTTCAGCGTCCGGACGGACTTTATCAAGGTCACGGAGGACACGGTTCTTACGCCCATTACGATTCAGATTCCCAACCGGGACATGCAATTTGAAAATAAAGAGGGCGTGATGACCGCGGTCCTCGATATTTATGGGGAGCTTACAACTATTGGCGGAAGAGTGGCGAATACCATTCAGGACAGTGTGGCCGTGTCGGTTCCGCAGCATGATTTCCAGGCCTATGTGAATCAGAAGTCGGTTTACCAGAAGTCGGTGTATCTGCGACCCGGACGTTACAAGCTGAGCCTGGTGATCAAGGACGACAAGAGCGGGCACATGGGAACCGAGAACCTTGGGATCGTCGTGCCGCAATTCAGCGACGACAAGCTGGCTACCAGTTCGCTGATCCTGGCTGACCAGATCCAGCCGCTCCCAACCAGTGAGGTAGGGTCAAACCGTTTTGTTATCGGTGGAACAAAGGTGCGCCCGAGCGTAAACCAGGTCTTCACTCAGAGCCAGAATTTTGGTATTTACATGCAGGTCTATAACCTGGGCCTTGACCCGAAAACGCACCTTCCGTCCGCGAATATTGAATATCAGATTTCAAAAGACGGAAAGGCAGTTTTGAACCAGACGGAGCAAGCGGCCGCCATCAAGGATGCATCAGAACAGATTACGTTGGAGAAAACGATGCCGGCCAAGCTGCTTCAGCCTGGCAAGTATACTCTGCAGATCAAGATTACCGATAAAGTTAAGGACCAGACGGATACCCAGACGACGAATTTCCAGGTCGAGTAG